Within Oleidesulfovibrio alaskensis DSM 16109, the genomic segment ACAGACCAGACCATGCCGGACATGACCGGAACAGAGCTGGCGGCACGCCTGCATGCGGTGCGCCCCGACCTGCCGGTCATTCTGTGCACGGGCTTCAGCGAGGGGCTTACGCGTGAAGCCGCACGCAAGGCCGGAATCAGCGAACTGCTGCTCAAACCCGTATTACGCGGCGATCTGGCAAAGGCGCTGGCATGTCTTGAATTTGACTGCGGGCTGTGACCGCAAAAAACCCCTGCCGCAAAAACGGCAGGGGTCAGGAACTGCAGCGCAGCAGAACAATCAGCCCAGCTTGATAACACCCAGACCGTTGAGCATGACCAGCAGCACCAGCACGGGGGTCACCCAGCGCACCAGCCGGAACACCACGGACACCACAGAGGTGTTGTGCAGTTCTCCGCTGTTGGAAAGCTCGTCCTGCATATTCTTTCTGCCCCACACCCAGCCGATGAAAACACAGATAAGCAGCCCGCCGGCGGGCAGCAGAATATTGGACGACAGGTAATCGTAAAAATCAAAAAAGTTCATGCCGAACACGGTTACATCGGCCATGGTGCTGAACGACAGCGTGGCAGGTGCGCCCGTAACCGCCAGCAGCAACGCGGTAAGCACCGTAGCCGTCTTGCGCGACCAGCCGAGGGCTTCTGTCAGAAAAGCCACCGGCACTTCCATAAGCGACAACATGGCCCCGATGGTCGCAATGCCCGTAAGCACAAAAAAAGCAACCATGAACAGCTGCCCCGCAGGCATGGCACTGAATACCGCAGGTATGGTCATGAACAGCAGTCCCGGCCCGGCCGCCGGTTCAAAGCCGAAGTTGAACACAGCGGGAAAAATGGCAATGCCCGCCAGCATGGAAACCATGAGGTCTGCCAGCATGACACGCGTTGTGGTGACGGGAATGTTGGCGTCGGCGCGGAAGTAGCTGCCGTAAGTCATCATGGTGCCCATGCCGATGGACAGCTTGAAAAATGCAAGCCCCATGGCCATCAGCACCACATTGCCGGTAATCTTGCTGAAATCGGGATTGAACAGAAAGGCAAGCCCTTCCGCCGCCTTGGGCAGCGTAAGCGAGCGCGCGCAGACAAGCAGCAGCATGACAAAAAGAATGGGCAGCAGTGTTTTGGTCGTTTTTTCTATACCTTTGCTCACCCCGCCGATGATGATGTAGCTGATGAGCACCAGAACCCCCCACTGCCACATCAGCGAAGACCACGGCGCGCTGACCATGGCCCCGAAAACCGCTTCGCCTGTTTTAGGGTCTGTGGCGTTCAGCACACCGGTGACAGACTTGACGATGTAAAAAAACACCCAGCCCACCACATTGGTATAAAAGGAAAGAATGACAAACGCGGCGATGCATCCGGAAAGCCCCACCAGCCACCACGGCGTGCCCGGGGCCAGCTTGCGGAATGTGCCCACGGCGTTGCTGCGCGCCCTGCGGCCCATCATTATCTCCGCAATCATGATAGGAAGCCCCACAACCAGTGTGGCTATGATGTAAAGCAGAAGAAACGAAGCGCCCCCGTTTTCTCCTGTCATATAGGGAAATTTCCAGATGTTCCCCAGCCCGACCGCAGACCCCAGAGTCGCAGCCAGCACCCCCAGCTTTGATGAAAAGCCGTCGCGTTGATTTGTTGCCATATTCCTTCACTCTCCTCGTAAAGATACCCCCGGACATACCGGCGGGTGAATTTTCCTAGTCGCAGACGCTGTACGTTTCAACTAATTTTTCCATAATCTGCCAAAAAACAAAAGCGGCACTCTCATCAAGTGCCGCATAAAACGTTCTTATTTATTCATCATATAGCTTTCTCGCGTCGGCTTTAATCTCTTCGCGCACTGCCAGCCACTGGTTTTCAGCCCATTCGGGGCCGGGCTGTCTGCTGGGCATGACAGTAAGCTGTCCCGAGCTGCCCGCGCACGAAAGTTCCACCTGCACCAGTTCACCGCTGCGCACCGCCCTGGGCGAAAAAGAAGCGACAAAAGAAGCGGCATGAGCCACTTCTTCCGGCGTCCACGGGTCATCGTCTATCTGCCGGCCCACAGCTACCGGACCGGGAAAACCGCAGACCTTGAACACAAGATCGCCCTTTCTGGCCAGTTTGCG encodes:
- a CDS encoding sodium-dependent transporter, with product MATNQRDGFSSKLGVLAATLGSAVGLGNIWKFPYMTGENGGASFLLLYIIATLVVGLPIMIAEIMMGRRARSNAVGTFRKLAPGTPWWLVGLSGCIAAFVILSFYTNVVGWVFFYIVKSVTGVLNATDPKTGEAVFGAMVSAPWSSLMWQWGVLVLISYIIIGGVSKGIEKTTKTLLPILFVMLLLVCARSLTLPKAAEGLAFLFNPDFSKITGNVVLMAMGLAFFKLSIGMGTMMTYGSYFRADANIPVTTTRVMLADLMVSMLAGIAIFPAVFNFGFEPAAGPGLLFMTIPAVFSAMPAGQLFMVAFFVLTGIATIGAMLSLMEVPVAFLTEALGWSRKTATVLTALLLAVTGAPATLSFSTMADVTVFGMNFFDFYDYLSSNILLPAGGLLICVFIGWVWGRKNMQDELSNSGELHNTSVVSVVFRLVRWVTPVLVLLVMLNGLGVIKLG